One genomic segment of Sminthopsis crassicaudata isolate SCR6 chromosome 2, ASM4859323v1, whole genome shotgun sequence includes these proteins:
- the LOC141552634 gene encoding uncharacterized protein LOC141552634, producing the protein MSPPPQGDPARRPGSSRRFPRRRHLLLSLSCRHTRMSRRACASARRGRGEPVRKRAGGGRGARGGERAPGFAPHSVRKKGCRQSYPLASVGRCGLRARSVPSPAPEGEEEAVCSRSAALCGPAPGCDSPPGRASLRPSSFPGPIQRLNQIDKVTRPVNRRPPQGGPTCSVGATCGRPARLEELVPQRGPNASPPPVPLLPSELLPPPKRELAVVPPERLPSEPAQLGRGRN; encoded by the coding sequence ATGTCGCCCCCGCCTCAGGGAGACCCCGCTCGCCGCCCGGGCTCCTCACGCCGCTTCCCCCGCCGCCGCCATCTTCTCCTCTCGCTCTCATGCAGGCACACTCGCATGAGCCGCCGCGCCTGCGCATCGGCGAGGCGGGGGAGAGGAGAGCCGGTGCGCAAGCGCGCCGGCGGGGGGCGGGGGGCGAGGGGCGGGGAGCGCGCTCCCGGGTTTGCCCCGCACTCTGTGAGGAAGAAAGGTTGCCGTCAGAGCTACCCTTTGGCGAGTGTCGGGCGTTGCGGACTGCGGGCCCGCTCGGTCCCCAGCCCCGCGccggaaggagaagaggaagcagTCTGTTCCCGGAGCGCAGCACTTTGCGGTCCCGCGCCTGGGTGCGACTCTCCTCCGGGCCGCGCCTCCCTGCGCCCCAGCTCCTTCCCCGGCCCAATACAGAGACTGAATCAGATCGATAAAGTGACCCGCCCGGTAAATCGCCGGCCTCCTCAGGGCGGCCCCACGTGCTCGGTCGGAGCCACCTGTGGCCGCCCAGCGCGGCTGGAGGAGTTAGTCCCGCAGCGCGGCCCGAACGCCTCGCCTCCCCCAGTCCCACTTCTCCCCTCAGAGCTTCTGCCGCCTCCAAAAAGGGAACTAGCAGTCGTCCCTCCCGAAAGGCTCCCCAGCGAGCCAGCGCAACTCGGACGCGGCCGAAACTGA